The proteins below come from a single Williamwhitmania taraxaci genomic window:
- a CDS encoding RNA polymerase sigma-70 factor, with translation MSCIHLFYKVQESDVVVGIQIEDEVAFEAVFKAYYTRLCSYAHTMLNDSEEAEEMVQNTFIVLWENRANVDIHTSLKSYLYRAVHNSCLNRIKHLKVRQEHTDYYMHTHEEEVDTTAHTIMGNELQHQISEAVDLLPPQCKRVFTLSRFENLTYAEIAIELGVSVKAVDKQMVRALRILREQLKDYLPLVLLLLLFKK, from the coding sequence AATTGAAGATGAGGTGGCTTTTGAAGCCGTCTTTAAAGCCTACTATACACGCCTTTGCAGCTATGCCCACACAATGCTCAACGATAGTGAGGAGGCTGAAGAGATGGTTCAGAATACCTTTATAGTGCTATGGGAAAATAGGGCGAACGTAGATATTCACACTTCGCTAAAAAGTTATTTATACCGAGCCGTTCATAACAGTTGCCTTAATCGCATAAAACATTTAAAGGTTAGACAGGAGCACACCGATTACTACATGCATACCCACGAGGAAGAGGTGGATACTACTGCGCATACCATAATGGGAAATGAGTTACAGCATCAAATTAGTGAGGCGGTGGATTTGCTACCCCCTCAATGCAAGCGTGTTTTCACCCTTAGCCGTTTCGAAAACCTTACTTATGCCGAGATTGCCATTGAGCTTGGTGTTTCGGTAAAGGCGGTGGATAAGCAAATGGTGCGCGCGCTGAGAATTCTCCGCGAGCAGCTGAAAGATTATCTTCCGCTCGTTTTACTTTTACTGCTTTTTAAAAAATAA